The Athalia rosae chromosome 4, iyAthRosa1.1, whole genome shotgun sequence DNA segment AGGGCTTCGATCGAGCGTTTgatgatttgaagaaaatgaaaaaaaaaacagaaacaactTACAAAAGATCATTGTTAAGCGTCAAAAATTATGAGGTGTAAAATGTCAGGATATACCACATTCGAGACGGGGGCCCCCGGGGCCGGGGCTCTTCACCTGAAAAATGAGGAATCGTACGTTTTGCCCCCGGGATACATCTGCTCACTTTTTTCCTGGCTAATTATTGACACCAGTGTCGCAATGAGCTTCGGATTTTCGATAGAAATTAACAACTCACGTCAATTGGTTGAGGATATAATAATCGCTGCATCAAACcggtattttttctcattttggcACCTCGTACTTTTGGCTATATGACCAGAGTTCAGCTGAAGGTATCTTCATCCGATGGTTACCAAATCAATTCTTCattatataaattaatcaatatcATTTCGCAAGCGGCTAATCAAACCGCTCAGGTCAATGCTGAAGAGAATGATCAATAAAAGAAGCGATCCAACGAAGGCATGTACATAAACTTGGGTATAACATAGCTAAGTACAAATGTGATGACACAAGTAATAATATGAGCAAACGCACATTTCTTATTTATACTAGTTGCGTTTATTCAGAGGCATAACTTAATGGGCGAGGAGAGGTCATCGTTGGAGCGTGAGGGAAAATTCGCATCAACTTTGATTCAACTGTTCCTCAACGGCCGCGCACGCCAGACGAACCGGGTAGGTAGATGAAAGTGACGGAGTTATTATATTCTCAAGTCTCTTTCATAGCTAAACAGCGGATCCGTGCGGGATATGGAGAGCGCGATTAGCTGTTTCGTGCAAAAGTACCAATTTTTCTCTGCGAACCGTCCAGTGCTGGTTCGATCGTGTTGATGCTCTTTTcggaaatattattcaaattattattcgacgtgtcaatgaaacgaaattttttcaaatctcttgATGCAAATCAGTGTTTATTATTGCCCATCAGGTTCGCAAGTCgcgatattatacatgtagTGCCGATGCTTCAAGAATATTCTTGTTTATTTTAAACACAATTATAATCCAAGGATCGCACTTGGTTGGTACTTTCGAAGACTCGAAGGACCCATTGATGATGCTAACGACACGTGAAAGAATTTCGATGACTGATTGTGGTTTTTTTATGAATGAATCTCAATTTCATCTGCGCatagttattaatttttcgttcattctaTTTTGCGTATACATATCGTAGACGTATCTGTATCGTATTTGATGCGATCCTTTTTGTCTTCTACCCATGAAAACCGCAGAGAGTTTCGGTTATCCAGAAATTTGATGATCACTTCCTGAAATTTTGTCCGATCGTTTCTTGattccgtatacatacatctacTACCAGCATGATGAAATTGTAGCATTTATTCGACCTTAATCCTGACCGTGAAATAAGATCTTCAAATTATTGAGCAATAGTTATATCACCGAGTAGGTAATGCGTTCGCATTTAGAAATTTAAATAACATATCTTCGATCCGAGCTATTCCACCGATCATTTTGTCTCGCCTTAGCTCCGGGGCATTTTTGTGGTATAATCTATAGCGGCAACAAACTCAAATGAAATGACGAATCAAGTTAAATCCCtccatataaataaaaaaatcttgtaccaTAAACAAATGCAAGGGatgagatttttaatattcagattATGATAACAATATTACAATATGAAGTTCACCGCAGTAATAACAAGGGAACTTCGTTATTTTGatagattcaatttttatctttccagTTTTTAAAGATTCAATATTTGacagtttatttttcaagtttcttcgtttctcaattcgtaAATCATTGTCCTAagtatgaaatcaaaaaatgacatgctctttttttgatacaaaattgaagttgagtacaaaacaatcacaatcgacaatttttagatgtttcctatgatttttgaccagaaaaaaatttttattgctggaagtaccccacttgactaattatttattcaaaaaaccaGTGGGCTACCacaaaatatcgagtaaaaaattatttccacccaatgattactcgatcaattgcatgagtagatgattttgtctttcagatttggattcctgagctgattatatgtgagattactcttgaagaagcaaaaaaaaaaatcgatttttgagcaaaaaacaaatcatcgttttaattgggttcaatatgcttttctggcgtattttgacctcaggaatccgaatctggaagaaaaattgacctatctctaaaattgaccgagttatcgccgattttcagctttttggggtcaaaaataaaaaattgatttttcagtctatctaaatgtaatttgagctcaggaatccgaatccaaaagaaaaaatgatgtatcttgaaaaatgatcgagttatcgccgaattatcgcattttttggcataaatttgaggatatctcgaggggaaaaaatcgtagctcaatttggctttcggattcgtgttcctggggtcaaaatacataagaaaagtgccatacgattaatttttaaaaataaaaatttttggccaaaatttgaaaaaatcgtaaggggtaccccttggaaaaatctcaaattttggccaaaaatttttatttttcaaaatcgatcgtatggcacttttcttatgtattttgacctcaggaacacgaatccgaaagccaaattgagctacgattttttcccttcgagatatcctcaaatttatgcaaaaaaatgcgaaaaaatggggataactcgatcatttttcaagatagaccaatttttctttcggattcagattcctgagctcaaaatacagtgagatagactaaaaaattaattttttatttttgaccccaaaaagctgaaaattggcgataactcggtcaattttcgagataggtcaatttttcttccagattcggattcctgaggtcaaaatacgtcagaaaagcatattgaacccaattaaaacgatgatttgttttttgctcaaaaatcgatttttttttttgcttcttcaagagtaatcttacatataatcagctcaggaatccaaatctgaaagccaaaatcatttactcatgcaatcgatcgagtaatcattgggtggaaataattttttacttgatattttgtgGTAGCCCActtgttttttgaataaatatgattaatcaagtggggtactttcaGCAATAAAATATGGAATCAAATTCATCACATTTCTTATCACCAAAACCGTTTGTAAATTTCCATTCAGTACAAGGCTGTGATAGCTTAATTAATGACATCAACATGACTGGTCTGCGTACGGTATATTTCGATTGAATAAGTttggagaaaaatcaaaattgagtTTCTATTTGCACGACCTTCTCCCGAATGacttttttctgtctttttttctccaaagtaGGATGTGCTTCTTCGTCAAATACTCTCACCAAGGTCAGCGGTATAAAGTCATGTTGTCTCTGCGGACGCTTCCTCGTTTGTTCATatgtaatcttttttttcttgatcatgttttaaataaaacatttcgaTCGTAGTATACGCTTTGAAAACCAACGTCGTCATTGAATTTGCTGTGCAGTATAAAACCGGCGCCTACGcatcaattgaaaattgattcgatGATGTCTATTAATGTTAAACTAatagtaattatttattatcttcTTGTACAATGTGAAGGATTATTAGTCATCTTTACTCTACGATCGCCTTAAAGTCCGGCTTTACAACCCGAGGCTCACGTTACCCGATCGGCTCTTGCTGCAATACGCCGGTAAGACTTGACCTGAAAAGGTGAGTTCTCGTGGGTCGTTGTGTCGGACCAGAAcattctaattgtaagtcctCTTTTACAGATGAAACATGCGTTACGCTCTTGGAATCAATCGGACATTTATCACCTGATGACGTAGACGACAAATTATTTGCTATAAATTTCATATTCCTCAGCGTCGACTCGCCGTTGGAACGCGCGTTTTTAAAACagatcgatatttttcaatggaaTTAATAATCGGCGCATTTATTATTGTTCAAGTGcaacgtgaatttttattggttTATCCTCAACTCGTTATACACCTGTTATATAACCGTTCCCATTCTTGAGTCCGTAAAGGAGGCCGGGCGAAAAGGACCCCCGGGGCAAGACgggtgattcttttttttgttctcacgTGCAGCTGGTCCCCGAAAAATTGTTATGTGTGAATTAAAAGCTGTTCTTTGATTAATCGTGTCCCTGATGCAACGTAATCTTTTCTTTATCATCTCTCGGAATTTATACCGCGTGAAACCTTGCGAAGGTGAATATTGTGCgacgtaaaaatatatttgaaaatgaaacacgaatgaaaaaagtgctCACTTATACCTCAAATGTTAACTTTCATTTCAACGAACACTTTGCTGATTATGTATAAATGTTTCATACATTTTATGACATTCAACTTTGAGCTCTGAACTTCGACTGTACGTTTATCTGCAGGTTTAACTAACGGTTCGTATTTAAGATTTGACAGTAGCAACGTCGCGATTCTTATCCCTACGGtagtttaattttattgtcTATTTCGACGCGTGTATTGAGCGTACGTTTTACGGCTGGGAACTAATCGGGCGTtaatggataaaaatattttgtagtCGACGATCAATTCTGGTGTTGCATAGCAGGTAGAAGCACGTGTTGTACAATTATACCGATTCGCAGGTGTTGCAGTTTTCTGtttcaaatataattttgtggaaaattggcgaagagtaaaaagaaaatcaccgAACGTGACAATTCAAGGATACGTTTATCCCCGAGCGTCCTTTCCCTCGttaattttcactttcaacTTAAGATGCGCCTCGTACCACGTCACGCGATAATTTCACGATTGCAAAAGTTCATAATACAAATCTAGCGCAATTCTGATTCTTTCGGTGAGTGAAAAACACgtacattattttttgcttcgaCAAATATTTGAGCATCTTTTTATCGCGCGCGTGTGTCGATATGCAGTGAAAGCTGTGTGTCAAATGACTGTTAGTTCAGTTACCAAGTTTCGTTATGCAATTACCAATAATTCTGAATTCCCTTATCCGATGAACCCAAATATTACGACCCCACAAAACTCTTCACACCTTCTGATTTTAACGAGTGCTAAATTATCCCGTTCTCACCGGCTCACTTCTAACGACTGATTTGTATAACTCGTTGCAATTACTTTATACATAGATGCACTGCGGATACGCATAGTttagaattaaaaattcaacgtacGGGTGAATAGATGCAATGAATTATTCTCGAGAGTAATCGACATCTTGAGAAAGATAATGAATTGCCAATAAATTACGATGGTGATTGAAGATGAGTCAAAATGGGACCTCTTATGGGTATTCTTGTTCGAATAATCATAAGTTTtcaaattgagagaaaatagTAGAATGAATGTTTTATTAGAGATTAGTTCGTATAACTAATCACCAGACGATTGAAATACTGTCGAAGATAAATACGATGAGGTTCCAGTATAACTGGTGGTTTGTTGAGCAGCATCTAACGGTGATGAAAATCTACGTTTAACTTTTTGTGGGCGACGAGGGCGTTTTGAAATCGACTAATTTATTTTGTCCACTTATTGGGTAATCTCATCGGTCCGTGGATTTTTGCCTATATGTGGATGTTATGCTGCAATCCCGAGAGCTCCTTCAAACTcacagaatttcaaattatctaaCAACGTAGCCATCGGGTGCACGATGATCGCATCGATAATTGTGCCTAACCACGTTATGTGAAAAGATATTCAAAAGTCGACTATCCGATTACTGACTGCAgaagttcgaaaaaaaagaaaaaacgaaatgagaatatacatataaatgacAACCAATGATTCTAAGGTTTGCATAAGTTTGCATATGATTATCACCTGTTTTCTGGAATCAAACAAATATAAATCGTTGACTCGGCAACATTGTGTTCCTACTCGTCGAAACGATCCTCATCTCCACTTCTCGCGAGAATTTCGAGTAACCGATCGACACGACCGATAGATTTTATTACTCAATTTCGGGTCTATTCTTATTCACGTTTTTACTCGATTGCCTCTCTATTTGAACGACGATCAGCGTAAAGGTGACCATGGAATCGCGAGTTTCTCGTAAAACAAGGACGGATAAAAGTCGCGATCGataaagggggaaaaatatttcgagctAACATCTTTGAGGAAATAATATAACGATTTCGTTTCTTGTCACCTGAATTACTACGAAGTTAAGCGTtttctctgataattttttaaaagcaGTTTCAATATCGTACCTCGGAGAAGAAATATAGTAATGAATTGTATTTATTGAAGTGTACACGGTGAAGATAATTAACTGTATAAAAAAGAAGCGTCCTTAGTATCCTTAGCTTAATTTTCGATTCCTTGGATGAGCTGCAGGTCGTCGATGTCCAAAAACGTGTTCATTTCATCCGATCACATCTGGTTCTACCAGTAGCTTCCCAGCCATCCTCCGTAACCATAATCATGGCCGTATCCATAGAACGGATAGcctaagagaaaaaaaaaaaaaaaacgaacaaaaaagcgTTGCCCTTTgaaagttgcaaaaaaaattgccgaacGATTCCCACCGGTGATTTGGTGATAAAGAGATAAAATTTCACAGTTTCACTTACTGTAACTCGAATACAGGCCGTGTCCATACTTGTAACTTGGGTAGTGACTGTAGCTCGGGAAGTGATAACTGGAGTACGAAATAGGGGATGAATATCCGTAGTATCCGCCGTGTCCGGGTCGAGCGAAGGCCACGCTGAGGACAGTGGCGAGTAGAAGAAGCGCAAACTGACGAAAagacgaaaattttaatcaacgTTTTCGCGAGGAGTTGACGATCGTTCGACGAACACTCACAATTTTTTCGGAAGCCATAGCCGATGACGCGTCGAACTCCAGATGATTCGGTGGTAagcggtatatatttttcttttttttttttttgacttcaGACCAGCAGCGGTGGTTCGGATGTCCGGTAATGTCAACGAGAACAAAGCGATGTTCTTTTATACGGTGAATCTGATCCTTGGGACCCCTCCTCGTGTCATCACatgagggggagaaaaaaaaatcatttttcctcGCTTTGTATTCACGCATGTTCTCGATAATAGCGGAGTGCATTGTTAAAACTTGTTGTTAGTAGTTGCAAAAGTCACGTGAATACGCGCGTTATGAAAGAGTAAAACAGCGGCACAAGGAGTTGGTCGGGGCCACCGGGTGCCCCGCCCTATACCTTGACATCCAAATATCTTCCCATAGCTATTAACGAGAAATAGCTTGTTGAGTTACGATCACGCATCCGACAGTTTCCTTTACATAATGAAAACGATCATCCTGTGCGTAACGTAAATCGCTTGTAATTGCACATAGTCGCTGTGCGAAGATTGCGAAACAATTTTAGGATACTTCTGAAATCACCGTCATCAATCATCGATAGGCAGTATTTCAGCGTCGCGCGCACTTACTCTGCAATTTTACACCGTACCCCGTCATCGGCGATATTCAGAAAGCCTTGGCTCGGTAATATCGTACCTACCAGCTTTTCAATTGCCCTCCATTCGTTTCCGGCCCTGCCGTGGCGACTTGACGTAGAAAGACTTTTTTCGGTGACGTAAGAAGCTGCGCTAATTACAAGCGatctaaatatttattcaacgttGAAATCAGCGGCGGtaaaaggagtgaaaaaatcgtagcgaTCATTCGAGGGTGAATAAATactttattataataacatccgtcgaaaatttatataatcAGACACGTAACGTCTTCCAGCATCGTTTCCTCTCATCGGTATGTTCGGATACTCGAACGGTTTACAAACATGTTTCACTTAGAATCTAAAGTTTTTCTCGATTTCTAAAAAGTCTTGGGAGTTTCTTGGTCGGTATGCATAATTGTTGTTTCCTTTTATAGGGAAAAGTACCTTTACCTCGTAATTGGAATTAGAAGCGGCAGGTACGGGGGCCGAGTCATCCGGTTTCGTCGTAGGAATCGACTGACTCGAAGATTCTTTGGGAGGATCGACGGGGTTTTCCGAATTCTGTTCAGCGGGTGCTGGAGAACCAGGATCAGGAGTTGGTCCGGGGGGTGTAGGAGGAAGGTAATGATAATTGGGATAAAATCCACCGAACGGTGGCCTCGGTGGAAAGTTTCTGGTGAAGTTGTCGCTGAAGAGATTATTGAAGTGATCGGAGGGACGGTGGTTACCGTTGAAATGACCTGGATACACGCCAGGGAAAAAAGAGCCTAGATAAGGTGAGGGAAGATGCTGAGACCTGTGAGGAAAATCTTTGGTAGGATAACTGTGGAAGGAGTCATGCAGGGGGGGTAAATATTGGTAAGATTCTACGGGTCGGTGATAGTGCGATTCCGGAAACCTCGCTTCTCCCTGCGGCAAATAATGTCCGATCGGCTTCTCGCCACTCGGTCTGAAATAGTTTTCGTTGTGCACCAACGGTCTCCCAAAACCTCCGTGCCTGTACCCGTCGAAATCGACGCTCGGGAATGGATCGGATCGCGGCAGTACGTCGGGATACGCAAAGGAGTTCGACGGGACGGGATTCGGTCCGCTGTAACCTCCGGCTGCAATATGATCACCCTGACTTCCATTCTGGGAGGCTTCGGTAGGCTTGGCGTCGCCGTCGCCAGGAGCGACGTTGGCATCGGTATTCGAGATCGTATGCGCGTTGGAATTGGCTTGTGAATTTCTATCGAACGGATTGTAAAGTTCCGATCTGTAGTACGTTGGGTCATAGTTGTTCGGGACGTGATTTTTCGgtctgtaaaaattttcggagtaaCCCTCGGGCCTGGAAGGGTCCGGCGGGTATTGGTAGTGGTAGGATCTTTCGTAGTGGTAAGGATACACTTGATTGTCGAATTGTATTTCCGGTTTCTTGTCGTTTATGCTGCCAGTTTGTTCCGGGGGATTCCTCGGCGCGGTTTTCTCCAAGTTTACGGCCGTGCGGTTCGATTGGACGCCCGTGAGTTCCCCGACAAGGGTCGGCGACAAAACGGACTCGACGTTTCGAGTAATCGTCTTCAAAAGCTCCGGGTTTGCGCCTACGGAAAATTAACGATCGATTAAAGTTCTCGCGTTCATCCCCCAAATTATCGCGGGGATTGAGGGTaggattcgttcgttcgatttacCGGGAGATTCTTGTGCCGTGGACGGTGGGAGCACGTTCGTCCATACCGTGCAGCATAACAGGATctgaaagaggagagagagagatcagTGTGAAGCCCGTGATATTTATGATCGATGTACTAACACTAATTGCAGGTACCACTCGACGTATTCCACGTACATAAATAGCATTCACAACGGATGCCACGGTTATGGATCTAAAAACGTAAGTCTCACTTTCGCAATCTATTGTtttatggatgaaaaaaatgtatattctTCTGTTCGATTCACAGGTTGACATTTCGTCGGATCAGCGATCGAGAAATAGACAACGTACGTCACAATACGTCATCTGCGATCAACTTTTCTATACAAACCCCATTAATCGATCTTAGCCGCTTCGGAAGCAAATCCAAGGTTTCACtgaattttgttatttcaacCGCAGCTGGGATGTACTCACCTGTCGCAGGTAACGCATGGTGCCGACTCTGTGTTAGACTAAAGGGCGTACTCCTTGCTCGATGTTATTTATACTTTCTCCCCTTGATTGTTACCGTCAACTCGTCAAGTGCCTATCTGGATTAAGGAAAGGGGAGATATAGCGTGACGTTTGTCGCCAGGTTCCTCTACGAGGAGTAGGTATTGCGAACATTCGCGCAATTCTGTGTACATGTGACTCGACGCAGGAGATACGGAGTGGTTGGTGGGCCGACAGGAACTACGAATTAAAAGTTACGGCACCCGTTGGGGCGTAAAAACTACATTCGAACTCTTCGCTCCTCGGTTCATCGTTCAACGCTGGCGTCCTTGTACGACGTGATCGCGTCGGGTCAAACGGGTAAGTAACAAGAGTCCGTTTAAACGGAGAAAGCGCGACTTCAAATAACATTTTAACTCGATAGGATGATATTTACACCGATGCTCGtggtatattataattcataATATTGGAGTGAGAGATGGTGTGTATTAAGTAATTGCGATTATCGTTTACTTGGTCAGTTCAATAAACCATACATACGGTTACCGCCGCAGTTGCCACACGTTACGTTGACGGGACGCAAGTTTCGTTATGAAACGAACCTGTTTTATCGCCGCTGAATTCCCCGTGTACTCCGAGTTTCAGCCAACGTATCTGCATTATTCTTGttcgatttaaaaataaaaatactccCGATCCAGTTCAAAGCTCCACATTCACTTGAATCGGTCGATCGAGTCGACCTTCATGGTACTTTGGGACAGGAACTTTCCTTCGAATGTTAATCGTAGCAATTTGCCAAGCCGAACCAAAACTCCCACCTTGAAATTATCGGAATCGTCGACGACAGTTTATAAAACTGGTACCCCCGTCGTCGAACGTATTTACGtggaatcaaataaaatggtttttcgataaataaataataactttaTTCGACAAACAGACAACTGTACATCGCTAGTAGCCGACTTGGTGGATCATTCCTACGACGCCAGGCGCCACGACGCCGGGGTGGTTGAAGATCTGGACGGGGGCGACAGCCCCTGCGCGAGGTACGTGGACCGCCGTACTTCTGGTGTTGTGGGTGTAAACCACGGGTGGGTTTATTTGGGCATTATTCGACGGGTTGTAGCCGGGGAAATTTCTGCCTTCCGTTTTTCCGTATTTAGCTACCATTCCGCTCACGCTGCCGTAGGGTATTCCACCTGCGTGAGAAATGAATGAGACTCGTCGGACTGCAGCTTTGTAAGATAATATGtgtgaaaaactttcgatAACCGTTGTCTCTTCGTCCTTCACGCAACGACCAGCACCCGGAGCTGAAAACCTACTTTCTGTTTTTCACTCtgcaatttcattcgaatttcctGCCGTTTCGTACGACGGAATCGTGCAAAAGAAACCGAACTTTGGATCGCGATCGCGCGATACTGTGATCGGGAAATCGTGATTTAGAAgtccacttttttttccacggttTACCAACACCCTCCAATCGcacactttgaattttttttttttattaacattTTATCAATCGTCTCGTTCGCAGCAAAATCAACGTCGGTCGTTCCGCGGCAAAGCGAGAGAAAGGATCGAGATACAGGTAGCGGTCCCTGTCGAAGATTTATCCAAAGAGTTTCCGTTTCTGAACACGAGCTTAACCGAACGAACAGGTCACTCTCAGAAATCGAGAATATCGCGCAGGTGTGCCGAAGTAACGGGTAAGAGGATCTCACGTTTCACTTGTACCAAACAAGATAGGTATactgttaaaaaattttaccatacGCGAGTCCGTTTGGCATCTCCACTATTCCCGCACTATCCGGTAAAGCGTCGGCCGAATTCAAAACGCTGGATACCAGCACCAATATCAGggtctgaaaaaaaagttcaggtCAATCGAACAACGGCGGATTAAGTTATCACTTTCTTAACTTAGGAGGTGTGACGATGGGTGTTCGGGATATTTTAGGGTCCCGAAAACTCACCTTTGCGAGAGCCATGTTTCTAAGCGAAGTCTTCGTCGGTCGATAGAGAGCGAAACCCACGGGCAATGGTATGAATCGAATTATATACGAGCTGTGCCTATGTCATTAGCCAATGAAAGgcgagcaatttttttttcaagatcagGTGTTATTCATAGGCTTAGAATTTTATCTGTACACCGGTGTGTCGGCTTCCTTGACCTTGAGTCAGACCCAGTTCCTCTCACAAGTCACGAGTAACACTATGTGTGCTCTATCTCTGTGTACCTGCGATCGGTACACATCAAGGACTCATTTCATAGCGATTACTGTTAGTTCCATGTGACAGCGGCAGCTTGTCGAGGGTACGTGCTCAATATCCACACACGATTGACACTGGATATGGAAAGGTGTTGATTAAATAACGTGCGACGATTTCATGAAAATGAGCACTCGACAGTCCAGATGATTGGAAAATTCGACAATCGGTCCTGGGGATTCCACCGTCGCTTTTATGACGTGCATCTTCTTTACCAGGAACTTCCGTCGCAGTGTATTTCGACCTCGATTGGattattctgaaaattgaTTACTATTTTGAATCCCCGAAATTAGGTCAGGGATTGCAGCTCGGTGTATATCACGTCAACCGATCGAAATCTAGACCGGTTCAAGGCACTGGGACATTTGAATTCCATCGAAattgtattaaaaaataattgcaccGATAAACTTCGTACGTCGAATCACAGCCTGACTTCCGGGGGTTGATCGATTCTTGCGCTtcgtgtaattgaaaaatatttcgagtcAAATTTCATAATTCGGGAGGATCGAGACGTACGTCAATTTCATCAGGCACCGTATGCAGCCGTGCGTGATGTAGTTTTGTAAAGATATAAGTATAAGTTTACACGACAAAAGGTAAACCTTCTAGCATCCTGTAACATAACTTCACTTTTGCTCGTTGCGAGTGTCTCTTAATTGCGGTATTGCAGTTAGATTTACTTACTTgatgtaattatattttagtACCCGTCTAGCAACTGCATGCTAATGATACGTGCCGCACTTTAATCATTCGCCACGAGCATCGTGGTCGTTGCGCAGGTACAAGAACAGGGTAAAGATtcgcatttgaaaaaataatttcattcgcgaTGTTCGCCGATGTTAATATTCCTAATTACAATCGGCGAACGGTCTCGGGATAAAAACCATCCGAAGATGCGTGGAGGCTgcattgagaatttttttgccgTTCCGATATCGTCGCATTCGACGTTGACGATGGAAGACTCGAGTTCCAAGAAAAAGTAATTACACATCGCTAAGTAAtaaacttttttcgtttcttgtaATTCTGCAGAACCTTCGCAGTTCGAGGTAAAAGTCCAGATCTGGAAATATTGACGAGGTCTTTTTTACGAATGTGAACGAAGAGGAGAAACGATGGAACTGCACTCAACGACCGGAACATATAGAAAATAACAATTCATCGGTATTCGGACGAAAGGAGCTCAGCATCTCGGCTAATTAGGTGATTATACTTTCATCTATGTTCGGTCGAACGTAGCGACCTATAGGAAGGGGTATTGGGACTGGCGAAATTTTATCGGTCTTCCGAGGTGATTATCCATgccctttctatttttcatatcgattgACGTTATTCTGCAACAGAATTATACAGTCACGCGACTTACGTAACGGCTGTCTGAAATTCTACGAATATCGGTAAAGCCTTTCGTTTTGCGTAAcgtgtatttttatta contains these protein-coding regions:
- the LOC105689557 gene encoding uncharacterized protein LOC105689557, producing the protein MALAKTLILVLVSSVLNSADALPDSAGIVEMPNGLAYGGIPYGSVSGMVAKYGKTEGRNFPGYNPSNNAQINPPVVYTHNTRSTAVHVPRAGAVAPVQIFNHPGVVAPGVVGMIHQVGY
- the LOC105689532 gene encoding formin-like protein 14, with translation MRYLRQILLCCTVWTNVLPPSTAQESPGANPELLKTITRNVESVLSPTLVGELTGVQSNRTAVNLEKTAPRNPPEQTGSINDKKPEIQFDNQVYPYHYERSYHYQYPPDPSRPEGYSENFYRPKNHVPNNYDPTYYRSELYNPFDRNSQANSNAHTISNTDANVAPGDGDAKPTEASQNGSQGDHIAAGGYSGPNPVPSNSFAYPDVLPRSDPFPSVDFDGYRHGGFGRPLVHNENYFRPSGEKPIGHYLPQGEARFPESHYHRPVESYQYLPPLHDSFHSYPTKDFPHRSQHLPSPYLGSFFPGVYPGHFNGNHRPSDHFNNLFSDNFTRNFPPRPPFGGFYPNYHYLPPTPPGPTPDPGSPAPAEQNSENPVDPPKESSSQSIPTTKPDDSAPVPAASNSNYEVKVLFPIKGNNNYAYRPRNSQDFLEIEKNFRF